A genomic segment from Nicotiana tabacum cultivar K326 chromosome 9, ASM71507v2, whole genome shotgun sequence encodes:
- the LOC107785678 gene encoding ADP,ATP carrier protein, mitochondrial has protein sequence MADMNQHPTVFQKAANQLHLSSSLSQDVHARHGGVQPAVYQRRFAYGNYSNAGLQTCQATQDLSLITSNASPVFVQAPQEKGLAAFATDFLMGGVSAAVSKTAAAPIERVKLLIQNQDEMLKAGRLSEPYKGIGDCFGRTIKEEGFGSLWRGNTANVIRYFPTQALNFAFKDYFKRLFNFKKDRDGYWKWFAGNLASGGAAGASSLLFVYSLDYARTRLANDAKASKKGGERQFNGLVDVYRKTLKSDGIAGLYRGFNISCVGIIVYRGLYFGMYDSLKPVLLTGNLQDSFFASFGLGWLITNGAGLASYPIDTVRRRMMMTSGEAVKYKSSFDAFSQIVKNEGPKSLFKGAGANILRAVAGAGVLAGYDKLQVIVFGKKYGSGGA, from the exons ATGGCAGATATGAACCAGCACCCAACTGTCTTCCAGAAAGCAGCTAACCAGCTACACCTGAGCTCAAGTCTGTCCCAAGATGTCCATGCTCGCCATGGGGGCGTGCAGCCTGCTGTTTACCAAAGGCGTTTTGCTTATGGCAACTACTCCAATGCTGGACTACAAACATGCCAAGCCACTCAGGATCTATCATTGATCACCTCAAATGCTTCACCAGTGTTTGTGCAGGCTCCTCAAGAGAAAGGACTTGCAGCTTTTGCCACTGACTTCCTCATGGGTGGAGTTTCTGCTGCTGTGTCAAAGACCGCTGCTGCCCCCATTGAACGTGTTAAACTTTTGATCCAAAATCAAGATGAGATGCTCAAGGCTGGTAGGCTCTCAGAACCATACAAGGGAATTGGCGATTGTTTTGGGAGGACAATCAAGGAAGAAGGGTTTGGGTCTTTATGGAGAGGAAACACTGCTAATGTTATCCGTTATTTCCCCACTCAG GCCTTGAACTTTGCATTTAAGGACTACTTCAAGAGACTCTTCAATTTCAAGAAGGACCGTGATGGCTACTGGAAGTGGTTTGCCGGCAACCTTGCATCTGGTGGTGCTGCTGGTGCTTCTTCATTGCTCTTTGTCTACTCCTTGGACTATGCTCGTACCCGTCTTGCTAATGATGCCAAGGCCTCAAAGAAGGGAGGTGAGAGGCAGTTCAACGGTTTGGTTGATGTCTACAGGAAGACACTCAAATCTGATGGAATTGCTGGTCTCTACCGTGGATTCAACATTTCATGTGTTGGTATCATTGTTTACCGTGGTTTGTACTTTGGAATGTACGACTCTTTGAAGCCTGTTCTCTTGACTGGAAACCTGCAG GATAGTTTCTTTGCTAGCTTTGGTCTTGGTTGGCTCATCACCAATGGTGCTGGTCTTGCTTCCTACCCAATTGATACAGTCAGAAGAAGAATGATGATGACGTCTGGTGAGGCCGTTAAGTACAAGAGTTCGTTCGATGCATTCTCCCAGATTGTTAAGAACGAGGGTCCCAAATCCCTGTTCAAGGGTGCTGGTGCAAACATCCTTCGTGCTGTTGCTGGTGCTGGTGTGTTGGCCGGATACGACAAGCTTCAGGTCAttgtttttggaaagaaatacgGATCCGGTGGTGCCTAA